In the genome of Xanthocytophaga agilis, one region contains:
- a CDS encoding TonB-dependent receptor, which yields MQKIYTILILSLCYCTTWAQYSLQGTIIHQNDSTAVVGATIYIPQLQIGATTDANGKYRINRLPKGYYTIQISSVSYKTILAKADIQSDQNINFVIESTSQTLEEVIVTGSSTKTIIKESPIPIVAIGQAKLLQQSSTNLVDAVAKLPGMSQVSTGIGLSKPIIRGLGFNRVITMHDGVRQEDNQWGEEHSIQIDEYSIDRYEIIRGAGSLMYGSDGLGGVVSMLSPRPVEEGKITGRLLTNYQTNHRLIGTSVQISGNKNGVTWHLHTSTKSSQNYRNRYDGIVYASNFAEPFNINGSIGLNKKWGYSRIYFLRSFQKFNIINGTRDSNGHFTTATILPDDSTGTRAVTQEELKSRRFIPYNSQQLINSKLAWSSLFNLNDKSSLSATISYAQNRRNEYGDVTRPWQSQLSLYLHTYYYDIRYNLAPTTLWEVNVGSNGMYQQLDNHGFQVLYPNYNLFDNGLFVFGKRNFEKLKISGGIRYDSRTLTIGKLYIDSTGNFQVTPQGVNSERFSGLEKRYQNISASLGGVYTINDQLLIRTNISRGFRAPTVPELSSNGVHAGTFRYEIGNLKAIPEVAYQGDIGFTYENKNLYVDVNLFQNSIRNYTFSERVQTQNGTDSLVQGSIPVFRYTQGNARLRGIEATATFNPQSARWFSITQNFSSVFGENLSASNEDGRNLPFMPAPRWITQLKVSKDRWHSYFQNLYATIDFELYQAQNNYLKAYNTETRTPGYQIVNIGIGGDLTTKRRQTLCSIYLSVNNVFDIAYQSHQSRLKYLDTNMATGRTGVYNMGRNISFKVVIPFTSN from the coding sequence ATGCAAAAAATATATACTATCCTTATCCTTTCGTTATGCTATTGTACCACATGGGCACAATATTCGCTACAAGGAACAATTATTCATCAGAATGATAGCACAGCTGTGGTGGGTGCTACTATCTATATACCACAGTTACAGATTGGAGCAACAACGGATGCCAATGGAAAATATCGAATAAACAGGCTTCCGAAAGGCTATTACACGATCCAGATCAGTAGTGTATCCTATAAGACTATTCTAGCCAAAGCAGACATACAAAGTGATCAAAATATCAACTTTGTTATAGAAAGCACCTCTCAAACACTAGAAGAAGTGATTGTAACAGGATCATCTACTAAAACCATCATAAAAGAAAGTCCTATCCCAATTGTAGCTATTGGCCAAGCAAAGCTCCTGCAACAATCCTCAACCAACTTAGTAGATGCGGTTGCTAAACTACCCGGCATGTCACAAGTATCTACAGGTATAGGATTAAGCAAACCTATTATCAGAGGCCTGGGATTTAATCGGGTTATCACTATGCATGATGGAGTACGCCAGGAAGATAATCAATGGGGAGAGGAACATAGTATTCAGATAGACGAGTATTCAATTGATCGTTATGAAATCATTCGGGGAGCAGGTTCGCTTATGTATGGATCAGATGGATTAGGGGGCGTTGTATCTATGCTATCACCACGTCCTGTTGAAGAAGGAAAAATCACAGGACGTTTACTAACCAATTATCAAACCAATCATAGATTGATAGGAACATCCGTACAAATTTCAGGAAATAAAAATGGTGTCACCTGGCATTTGCATACATCAACAAAATCTTCTCAAAACTATAGAAACCGTTATGATGGCATTGTATATGCTTCTAACTTTGCAGAGCCTTTCAATATTAACGGATCTATAGGTTTAAATAAAAAATGGGGTTATTCCAGAATCTACTTTCTACGATCATTCCAAAAATTTAATATTATAAATGGCACACGTGATAGTAACGGCCATTTTACTACAGCGACTATTCTACCAGACGATAGTACAGGTACAAGAGCCGTAACTCAGGAAGAATTAAAGAGCAGACGTTTTATTCCCTATAATTCCCAGCAACTTATAAATAGTAAACTCGCATGGAGCAGCCTATTCAATCTCAACGATAAATCTTCGCTTTCTGCAACTATCAGTTATGCTCAAAATCGCCGAAATGAATATGGGGATGTAACCCGCCCCTGGCAGTCTCAATTAAGTCTTTATCTGCATACTTATTATTATGACATTCGATACAATTTAGCTCCTACTACACTTTGGGAAGTAAATGTAGGTTCTAATGGTATGTATCAACAATTAGACAACCATGGATTTCAGGTATTATATCCAAACTATAATCTATTTGACAATGGCCTTTTTGTATTTGGTAAGCGCAACTTTGAAAAACTGAAAATCAGTGGAGGAATAAGATATGATTCAAGGACACTTACTATTGGCAAATTATATATCGACTCTACAGGTAACTTCCAGGTTACTCCACAAGGAGTAAACTCTGAAAGATTCAGTGGATTGGAGAAAAGATATCAAAACATATCTGCCAGTCTGGGTGGTGTCTACACTATCAATGATCAACTCCTGATACGAACCAATATATCCAGAGGATTTCGTGCACCAACAGTTCCGGAACTTTCCTCTAATGGTGTTCATGCCGGAACGTTTCGTTATGAAATAGGTAATCTGAAAGCGATACCAGAGGTAGCCTATCAAGGTGATATTGGCTTCACCTATGAAAACAAAAATTTGTATGTGGATGTAAACCTTTTCCAAAACTCTATTCGCAACTATACATTTTCTGAACGAGTTCAAACACAGAATGGAACTGACTCACTGGTACAAGGTTCAATTCCTGTATTCAGATACACTCAAGGCAATGCCCGCTTACGAGGAATTGAAGCAACTGCCACTTTTAATCCTCAGTCTGCTAGATGGTTTAGTATTACCCAAAATTTCTCCAGTGTATTTGGAGAAAATCTATCTGCCAGTAATGAAGATGGGAGAAACTTACCTTTTATGCCTGCACCACGATGGATTACTCAGTTAAAAGTAAGTAAAGATCGTTGGCATTCATACTTTCAAAATCTATATGCAACCATTGATTTTGAATTATATCAGGCACAGAATAACTATTTGAAGGCATATAATACAGAAACACGCACCCCAGGATATCAAATCGTCAATATAGGTATTGGTGGCGATTTAACAACAAAAAGACGACAAACGTTGTGTTCCATTTATTTATCTGTAAATAATGTATTTGATATAGCCTATCAGTCACATCAAAGTCGTCTGAAATACCTGGATACAAATATGGCTACAGGGAGAACAGGGGTATATAATATGGGCAGAAACATTAGTTTCAAGGTTGTTATTCCTTTTACATCCAACTAG
- the dcd gene encoding dCTP deaminase: protein MILSGLEIRKQLNKTIFIEPYSETQLNPNSYNLKLHHELLVYDGPELDMRKPNPASKLVIPEDGLLLEPGKLYLGRTIEHTRTDAYVPMLEGRSSIGRLGLFVHVTAGFGDVGFNGFWTLEMFCIHPLRIYAGVEICQIFYHAVEGEYEVYSSGKYQNNQGIQPSLLYKDFEKK, encoded by the coding sequence ATGATCCTTTCAGGGCTGGAAATCCGTAAGCAATTAAATAAAACCATCTTTATTGAGCCTTACAGTGAAACCCAACTTAATCCAAATAGTTATAATTTAAAATTACATCATGAGTTGTTGGTATACGATGGACCTGAGCTGGATATGCGGAAGCCTAATCCTGCAAGTAAATTGGTAATACCTGAAGATGGATTACTATTGGAGCCCGGAAAGCTTTATCTGGGGCGTACTATAGAACACACAAGAACAGATGCCTATGTTCCTATGCTGGAAGGACGTTCTTCCATTGGTAGACTTGGCTTATTTGTACATGTTACAGCAGGATTTGGGGATGTTGGTTTTAATGGCTTCTGGACATTAGAGATGTTTTGTATTCACCCATTGCGCATTTATGCAGGTGTTGAGATATGTCAGATTTTCTACCATGCTGTAGAGGGTGAATATGAAGTCTACTCTAGTGGGAAGTATCAGAATAATCAGGGGATACAACCCAGTTTGCTTTATAAAGATTTTGAAAAGAAATAA
- a CDS encoding FKBP-type peptidyl-prolyl cis-trans isomerase, whose product MRRISILLLLLSLISGIAYAQKEKKDKKKKKGKGETEATLPVAPPKPQLKNYLDSVSYSIGVNIGSSVNSQPIDSLNTELLLQGLRSVLEKKDTLLLSEMQSVGILQNYFQSMRQKMEEKNKQKAVENKKMADEFLAANKTKPGVVTTGTGLQYLVLKEGTGPYPKPTDRVKVHYTGTFLDGKKFDSSIDRGEPAVFGVQQVIKGWTEALQMMKVGSKWKVFISPELGYGDQGRGAEMPPNSLLIFEVELLGIEK is encoded by the coding sequence ATGAGAAGAATTTCAATTCTGTTATTATTACTAAGTCTGATTTCGGGAATTGCATACGCCCAGAAAGAGAAAAAAGACAAGAAGAAGAAAAAGGGCAAAGGAGAAACAGAAGCAACATTGCCTGTAGCACCACCTAAGCCTCAACTAAAAAATTATCTTGATTCAGTAAGCTATTCGATTGGAGTAAACATAGGAAGTAGTGTAAACTCTCAACCGATAGATTCATTAAATACCGAATTATTACTGCAGGGATTGCGTTCCGTACTGGAAAAGAAAGACACTTTATTATTAAGTGAAATGCAATCGGTAGGTATACTTCAAAACTATTTTCAATCTATGAGACAGAAAATGGAAGAGAAAAACAAACAAAAAGCTGTAGAAAACAAAAAAATGGCAGATGAATTTTTAGCTGCAAATAAAACAAAACCAGGAGTAGTGACAACAGGAACTGGCCTTCAATATCTGGTTCTTAAAGAAGGGACTGGCCCTTATCCAAAACCAACTGATCGGGTAAAAGTGCACTACACAGGCACATTTCTGGATGGAAAAAAATTTGACAGTTCTATAGACAGAGGAGAACCTGCTGTTTTTGGTGTCCAACAAGTAATTAAAGGCTGGACTGAAGCACTGCAAATGATGAAAGTAGGTTCCAAATGGAAAGTCTTCATTTCCCCAGAGCTTGGCTATGGAGATCAGGGAAGAGGTGCAGAAATGCCTCCTAATAGCCTGCTTATATTTGAAGTTGAATTACTTGGAATAGAAAAATAA
- a CDS encoding FKBP-type peptidyl-prolyl cis-trans isomerase — MKKNNMIAIMLLAGGVFFSSCNNNKAGFGSGSVSLKNAKDSASYALGIMQGKRFKDNGADTLFNLEVLQSAMLSALKGDSVKMSDMQMQMMINSYIEKEQNKKFEANAKAGEKFLADNKAKSGVKTTASGLQYEVIKEGTGVKPVATDTVEVHYTGTLTNGKKFDSSYDHGKAAKFPLNGVIPAWTEGLQLMTEGSKYKLFVPSSLGYGMQPPPGSGIEPNSVLVFEVELLKVYKGKK; from the coding sequence ATGAAAAAAAATAATATGATCGCCATTATGCTGCTAGCGGGTGGTGTGTTCTTTTCTTCATGTAACAACAACAAAGCCGGATTCGGCTCTGGATCTGTTTCATTGAAAAATGCCAAAGACTCAGCTAGCTACGCACTAGGCATAATGCAGGGAAAACGCTTTAAAGACAATGGAGCCGATACTCTTTTTAACCTTGAAGTACTTCAAAGTGCTATGTTAAGTGCATTGAAAGGTGACAGTGTAAAAATGAGTGATATGCAAATGCAAATGATGATTAACTCATATATAGAAAAAGAGCAAAACAAAAAGTTTGAAGCAAACGCAAAGGCAGGTGAGAAATTCCTGGCAGACAATAAAGCCAAGTCTGGTGTAAAAACAACTGCTTCCGGATTACAATATGAGGTAATCAAAGAAGGTACTGGCGTAAAACCAGTTGCTACAGATACAGTAGAAGTACACTATACAGGAACGTTGACTAATGGTAAGAAATTTGACAGTTCCTATGATCATGGCAAAGCTGCTAAATTCCCATTGAATGGTGTAATTCCTGCATGGACTGAAGGTTTACAACTGATGACTGAAGGCTCTAAATATAAATTATTTGTACCTTCTTCATTAGGATATGGCATGCAGCCACCTCCAGGAAGTGGTATCGAACCAAATTCAGTATTGGTATTTGAAGTTGAGCTTTTAAAAGTATATAAAGGGAAAAAATAA
- a CDS encoding aspartate carbamoyltransferase catalytic subunit — MPSLSVRHLLGIKDLTREDIELIFETADTFKEVINRPIKKVPSLRDITIANVFFENSTRTRLSFELAEKRLSADVVNFSSSGSSVKKGETLLDTVNNILAMKVDMIVMRHSSPGAPHYLSKHIKANVVNAGDGTHEHPTQALLDAFSIREKLGSLEGKKIAIIGDILHSRVALSNIFCLQKLGAEVMVCGPITLIPKYIQELGVKVEYDVRKALQWCDVANVLRIQLERQQIKYFPSLREYSLYYGIDKALLDSLNKEIILMHPGPINRGVELTSDAADSQHSIILQQVENGVSVRMAVLFLLAQMNQ, encoded by the coding sequence ATGCCTTCACTGAGTGTCAGACACTTACTTGGAATCAAAGACCTCACACGTGAGGATATAGAACTGATTTTTGAAACGGCTGATACCTTTAAAGAAGTAATCAACCGCCCTATCAAAAAAGTACCTTCTTTGCGAGATATAACTATTGCCAATGTCTTTTTTGAAAACTCGACAAGAACCCGCCTGTCATTTGAATTAGCTGAAAAACGATTATCTGCGGATGTAGTCAATTTTTCATCTTCAGGAAGTTCTGTAAAAAAGGGAGAAACACTACTGGATACAGTTAATAATATCCTGGCAATGAAGGTAGATATGATAGTAATGCGCCACTCTAGTCCAGGAGCTCCTCATTACTTATCCAAACACATCAAAGCTAATGTAGTCAATGCGGGAGACGGGACACATGAACATCCTACTCAAGCTTTATTAGATGCATTCTCTATTCGTGAAAAACTTGGAAGTCTGGAAGGAAAGAAAATAGCTATTATTGGTGATATTCTCCATTCACGAGTTGCTCTCTCTAATATATTCTGTCTGCAAAAATTAGGAGCAGAAGTAATGGTTTGTGGACCTATTACGCTTATACCTAAATATATTCAGGAATTAGGTGTTAAAGTAGAATATGATGTTCGTAAAGCCTTGCAATGGTGTGATGTGGCAAATGTGCTTCGTATACAACTAGAACGTCAGCAGATCAAATATTTTCCCTCCTTACGGGAATATAGTCTCTATTATGGCATAGATAAAGCACTGCTTGATTCACTAAATAAAGAGATTATTCTTATGCACCCAGGCCCTATCAATCGGGGTGTAGAACTTACCAGTGATGCTGCAGACTCCCAACATTCAATTATTCTGCAACAAGTAGAGAACGGAGTGTCTGTCCGTATGGCAGTGTTATTCCTACTGGCACAAATGAATCAATAA
- the pyrR gene encoding bifunctional pyr operon transcriptional regulator/uracil phosphoribosyltransferase PyrR, whose translation MPKRLILDSRLLDITITRLCQQLIENHDTFEQSVILGLQPKGVFLAKHIQSKLQELTGKNVPTGYLDTTFYRDDFRRRETPLLANTTHVPFIIENKKVILIDDVLFTGRSIRAALDAMIAFGRPHKVELLVLIDRKYSRDLPIEPHYVGQHVNTILSQRVLVEWTEKGATENAIWLVDTQDTTG comes from the coding sequence ATGCCTAAAAGACTAATTTTAGATAGTCGTTTGCTGGACATTACTATCACACGTTTGTGCCAGCAGCTCATTGAAAATCATGACACTTTCGAGCAGTCAGTCATTCTTGGTTTACAACCCAAAGGCGTTTTTCTAGCCAAACACATTCAGAGCAAGTTGCAGGAATTAACAGGTAAAAACGTTCCAACCGGATATCTGGATACCACTTTTTATAGAGACGATTTTCGCAGACGGGAAACACCCCTTCTTGCCAATACAACACATGTACCTTTTATTATTGAAAACAAAAAGGTCATTTTAATCGATGATGTATTATTCACTGGCAGATCAATACGGGCAGCACTAGATGCAATGATTGCATTTGGAAGACCCCATAAGGTGGAATTACTGGTCTTGATTGATAGAAAATACAGCAGAGATTTGCCTATCGAGCCACATTATGTTGGTCAACACGTAAATACCATTCTATCTCAACGTGTTTTAGTGGAATGGACAGAGAAAGGGGCAACAGAAAATGCCATCTGGTTAGTAGATACTCAGGATACAACTGGATAA
- a CDS encoding XRE family transcriptional regulator, protein MTPFSTYAQRFKQLRKAAGLNQQEFGEKLEITQSSISQIESGKNLPSTAVLEKLVEIFPNLNKQWLYHGEGEMFLNTTPPTPAAQRILSTNSFLGTGESTNRDWQRIQAENDMLKARIELIEETNDDLYRKRKELERENEKLRLDKDTSKGNVVERVITQTERIIQPFAVTVNQEGTDNILMVSTKAAAGYMQGCVEPEYIRNLPAFSIPSVEFRNGTFRAFQVTGQSMEPTLHTGDWLVCEFTEKLRDIRSGEMYVVVSDTKESVVVKRVEYVEDSQKLYLQSDNSIYPTYSIATKDVKEIWKVKAHMNMQPVKGFLYEVELELAKMKDQLQELQRRIG, encoded by the coding sequence ATGACACCTTTTTCAACATATGCGCAACGTTTTAAACAATTGCGCAAAGCAGCAGGCTTAAATCAGCAAGAGTTTGGAGAGAAGCTGGAGATTACCCAATCCAGTATTTCTCAGATTGAAAGTGGAAAGAATCTGCCCAGCACAGCAGTATTGGAAAAGCTGGTAGAAATTTTTCCTAACCTTAATAAACAATGGTTATATCATGGTGAAGGTGAAATGTTTCTAAATACTACCCCTCCTACACCAGCAGCACAACGTATTCTGTCAACCAACTCTTTTCTGGGAACAGGCGAATCTACTAATCGCGACTGGCAACGCATTCAGGCTGAAAATGATATGCTAAAGGCTCGTATTGAGTTAATTGAAGAAACCAATGATGATCTATATCGCAAACGGAAAGAACTCGAAAGAGAAAATGAAAAATTACGCCTGGACAAAGACACAAGCAAAGGCAATGTGGTAGAACGTGTTATCACTCAAACGGAGCGTATTATTCAGCCATTTGCAGTTACAGTCAACCAGGAAGGTACTGATAATATACTGATGGTTAGTACTAAAGCTGCCGCCGGATATATGCAAGGATGTGTTGAACCAGAATACATTCGTAATCTGCCAGCCTTTTCTATTCCTAGCGTAGAGTTTAGAAATGGCACATTTCGAGCCTTTCAGGTAACAGGGCAAAGTATGGAACCTACTCTACACACGGGTGATTGGCTGGTTTGTGAATTTACAGAAAAATTGAGAGATATCAGAAGTGGAGAAATGTATGTAGTCGTATCTGATACTAAAGAAAGTGTAGTAGTGAAACGAGTTGAGTATGTAGAAGATTCACAAAAGCTTTACCTGCAATCAGATAATTCAATTTACCCAACATATTCTATTGCCACCAAAGATGTTAAGGAAATATGGAAGGTAAAAGCTCATATGAATATGCAACCAGTTAAAGGATTCTTGTATGAAGTAGAGTTGGAACTAGCGAAAATGAAAGATCAATTACAGGAATTACAACGTCGAATTGGATAA
- a CDS encoding PD-(D/E)XK nuclease family protein: MFIPAIASRPSVSQSLVKELRNDVCPRRIYGAYVLGLPTVPTDSQLRGIYFEYKLTGSCGKSGIPPIEPLQKTGKRYVDFERLDGQAQFIREELFPYYGIEILDTDVVIATEFTHPDTDEIVTVKCRLDVLARVNNKLAVIDIKATGDVANGGWRNPIGLDHTQAYFYMWALYQSKELNSEGVMPEFYYIVADWSPRSDYEVIKVEWNNGSFWEVRHAATEAFDKMKSMEEQGFPARPSYQQCQSCPFQHSCTDKKQFKEVKVIW; the protein is encoded by the coding sequence ATGTTTATACCTGCTATTGCATCCAGACCTTCTGTATCTCAGTCCCTGGTGAAAGAATTGCGTAATGATGTATGTCCCAGACGTATATATGGTGCTTATGTTTTAGGATTGCCTACAGTGCCTACAGATAGTCAGTTGAGAGGTATTTACTTTGAGTATAAACTCACTGGTTCATGTGGTAAATCGGGGATTCCGCCTATAGAACCTCTGCAGAAAACAGGTAAGCGATATGTGGATTTTGAGCGGCTGGATGGACAGGCTCAATTTATACGAGAAGAACTGTTTCCTTATTATGGTATAGAAATACTGGATACGGATGTTGTGATCGCAACTGAGTTTACTCATCCTGACACAGACGAGATTGTTACTGTAAAATGCCGTCTGGATGTTTTGGCACGGGTAAATAATAAACTGGCAGTGATTGATATCAAGGCAACTGGAGACGTAGCAAACGGTGGATGGCGGAATCCGATAGGACTGGATCATACACAGGCTTATTTCTATATGTGGGCTTTATATCAGTCGAAGGAACTTAATAGCGAGGGTGTTATGCCTGAGTTTTATTATATAGTAGCAGACTGGTCTCCACGAAGTGATTATGAAGTAATTAAAGTAGAATGGAATAATGGAAGTTTCTGGGAAGTGCGTCATGCTGCAACAGAAGCATTTGATAAAATGAAGAGTATGGAAGAGCAGGGGTTTCCTGCCAGACCATCTTATCAACAGTGTCAATCTTGTCCATTCCAACATTCCTGTACAGATAAAAAACAGTTCAAAGAAGTAAAAGTAATCTGGTAA
- a CDS encoding AAA family ATPase yields the protein MNLITIIGGGSGTGKSYSLHNLGKDAVVLNVERKMLPFQSKGLVNVPINSTFKLFEAINRLRDNDEFRIIILDSFSEFCDILLAECKNKAKGFDVWNLYNTEIFNLFQALKSLKNKYVFVVGHTETLMDSDGERIQRLKVKGKENEGMIEKNATCVFYSKTVRRQDGNGVDYKFITNTDGYLPAKTPFGMFKDFLVENDLAAIVKVYDAFYHESAMKLAEAA from the coding sequence ATGAATCTTATCACAATCATTGGCGGTGGTTCAGGTACAGGCAAGAGCTACTCACTACATAATTTAGGCAAAGATGCGGTTGTATTAAATGTTGAACGCAAAATGTTGCCCTTTCAATCCAAGGGATTGGTAAACGTACCAATCAATTCTACTTTCAAACTGTTTGAAGCAATTAACCGGTTACGTGATAATGATGAGTTTAGAATAATAATACTGGATTCATTCTCTGAATTCTGTGATATTCTTCTGGCTGAATGTAAAAATAAAGCTAAGGGGTTTGATGTATGGAACTTATATAACACAGAAATATTCAATTTGTTTCAGGCGTTGAAAAGCCTAAAAAACAAATATGTGTTTGTTGTAGGCCATACAGAAACTTTAATGGACTCAGATGGAGAAAGAATTCAGCGGTTGAAAGTAAAAGGAAAAGAGAATGAAGGGATGATTGAAAAGAACGCAACGTGTGTGTTCTATTCCAAAACTGTACGCAGACAGGATGGAAATGGAGTAGACTACAAGTTCATAACAAATACAGACGGGTATTTACCTGCTAAAACGCCATTTGGCATGTTTAAAGATTTTCTGGTTGAAAATGACCTTGCTGCAATTGTAAAGGTATACGACGCTTTCTATCATGAAAGTGCAATGAAACTGGCAGAAGCTGCCTGA
- a CDS encoding S41 family peptidase: protein MQKKVLCFWIGLIICLSSFAQTVKLTPTQMQEDFDVFQRALKEAHPGLYRYTDTTTFTKMFDSLSHSFKREMTDQEFYQTLTPAIAQIKCGHTKFHPDGKWTTRYFYATDQLFPWQLYFTQQKVYVLESYAGNLPVAKGTEIIAINGKPVSEVVSSLLTKIFVDGNNRSTRYLELNQGFSAYYANLIGSSPSFQITCRKTDSTTSSLEVPAVTVSQIEAFEKQHPKPEEPTFQLKFLDNQTALIRIKVFYPAQKGDDYEQFLKESFAQLKTRNIQHLILDLRDNEGGLDRWGAQLYSYLTDEKFPYYDRLEMTPTHSYSFAQYADMPKFYGILKMLIKKPKNGPHLWTHHKNLKVQKPQQNAYLGKLYILTNGWSFSVTSEFATIAHSHQRATFIGQEVGGGYYGNNSGTFIIVKLPHSKFIVGIPMLAYYMAVSGYPYPDHGVIPDHTIEPSIQDILNHTDRELQFTQDLIKQSSLSSNGN from the coding sequence ATGCAAAAAAAGGTCCTTTGTTTCTGGATAGGTCTAATCATATGCCTGTCCAGCTTTGCTCAGACGGTAAAGCTAACTCCCACTCAGATGCAGGAAGATTTTGATGTCTTCCAGAGAGCATTAAAAGAAGCACATCCTGGTTTGTATCGTTATACAGATACAACAACATTTACAAAGATGTTTGATAGTCTGTCACATTCTTTTAAACGAGAGATGACTGATCAGGAATTCTATCAAACTCTTACTCCAGCTATTGCGCAGATCAAATGTGGTCACACAAAATTTCATCCGGATGGCAAGTGGACGACTCGTTATTTTTACGCGACAGATCAATTGTTCCCTTGGCAGCTTTATTTTACTCAGCAGAAGGTATATGTACTGGAAAGTTATGCAGGCAATCTTCCAGTCGCTAAAGGAACAGAAATTATTGCAATCAATGGCAAACCTGTTTCAGAAGTTGTTTCTTCATTACTCACAAAAATTTTCGTAGATGGAAACAATCGGTCTACCCGATATCTGGAATTAAACCAAGGCTTTTCAGCTTATTATGCTAACCTTATAGGTTCGTCCCCATCCTTTCAGATTACTTGCCGTAAAACAGATAGTACTACTTCATCTCTTGAAGTTCCAGCAGTAACAGTATCTCAGATTGAAGCATTTGAGAAACAGCATCCCAAACCAGAAGAACCTACCTTTCAGCTGAAATTTCTGGACAATCAAACGGCTCTTATACGTATCAAGGTATTCTATCCAGCTCAAAAAGGAGATGATTATGAACAATTTCTAAAGGAATCTTTTGCTCAACTCAAAACCCGTAATATTCAACATTTGATTCTTGACTTGCGGGATAATGAAGGAGGCCTGGACCGATGGGGAGCTCAACTGTATTCTTATCTGACAGATGAAAAATTTCCTTACTATGACCGTCTGGAAATGACCCCAACCCATTCATATAGCTTTGCACAATATGCAGATATGCCTAAGTTTTACGGCATTCTAAAAATGCTAATCAAAAAACCTAAAAATGGACCACATTTATGGACACATCACAAAAACCTGAAGGTTCAGAAGCCCCAGCAAAATGCCTATTTGGGTAAATTATATATCCTTACGAATGGATGGAGCTTTTCGGTAACGTCAGAGTTTGCTACAATAGCCCACTCTCATCAGAGAGCTACATTTATTGGACAAGAAGTAGGCGGAGGCTATTATGGAAACAACAGTGGCACCTTCATTATTGTTAAATTACCTCACAGTAAGTTTATTGTAGGGATTCCCATGTTAGCTTATTATATGGCTGTTTCAGGATATCCATATCCTGATCATGGTGTGATTCCAGATCATACGATTGAACCCTCTATTCAGGATATACTTAATCATACTGACAGGGAACTACAATTTACTCAGGATTTGATTAAACAATCTTCGCTTTCATCAAATGGTAATTAA